The Benincasa hispida cultivar B227 chromosome 9, ASM972705v1, whole genome shotgun sequence genome has a segment encoding these proteins:
- the LOC120087241 gene encoding uncharacterized protein LOC120087241: MFNCKKIFACSQAIGNWSIRNFNSAASSSALKFETGNHYSILQSSSFQHWFKNWNELRKHKLTASTFAGAIGFWPRRRAQLWLEKLGAIDQFCGNLATCWSNMKEEEALERYKLITGNSVLFPEFQVYGKANSVDDWLAASPDGAIDKMIYGLPSRGVLEIKCPFFDGDMRKASPWSRIPLYCIPQAQGLMEIMDRDWMDFYVWTPKGSSLFRLYRDVEYWDVLKIALSDFWWKHVQPAREMCSKYAINNPLIELKSLRPSPKHELCSYIVCESKRVVDNSKLLLREFDGRLQY; encoded by the coding sequence ATGTTCAACTGCAAAAAGATATTTGCCTGTAGTCAAGCTATTGGGAACTGGTCTATAAGAAATTTCAATTCTgctgcttcttcttctgctttaAAATTCGAAACGGGTAATCACTATTCTATTCTTCAGTCCAGTAGTTTTCAGCATTGGTTCAAAAATTGGAACGAGCTTCGAAAGCATAAGTTAACAGCAAGTACTTTTGCTGGGGCAATTGGGTTTTGGCCTCGTCGAAGGGCTCAATTATGGTTAGAGAAACTTGGGGCAATTGATCAATTTTGTGGTAATCTTGCTACTTGTTGGAGTAacatgaaagaagaagaagcactTGAAAGATACAAACTTATTACTGGAAACTCTGTTTTGTTTCCTGAGTTTCAAGTCTATGGTAAAGCAAACTCTGTAGATGATTGGTTGGCTGCTTCACCTGATGGTGCAATTGATAAGATGATTTATGGATTGCCTTCACGAGGTGTGTTGGAGATTAAATGCCCATTTTTTGATGGTGATATGAGAAAGGCTTCACCATGGTCACGAATTCCTCTTTACTGTATTCCTCAGGCTCAAGGTTTGATGGAAATAATGGATAGAGATTGGATGGATTTTTATGTTTGGACTCCTAAAGGTAGTAGTTTGTTTAGATTGTATCGAGATGTCGAGTATTGGGATGTCTTGAAAATCGCTTTGTCGGATTTTTGGTGGAAGCATGTTCAACCGGCAAGGGAGATGTGTAGTAAATATGCCATTAACAATCCCCTGATTGAGCTCAAGTCTCTTAGGCCATCACCCAAGCATGAACTGTGTAGTTATATAGTTTGTGAGAGCAAACGGGTTGTTGATAATTCTAAGTTGCTCTTGCGTGAATTTGATGGCAGACTTCAATACTAA